A single Vigna radiata var. radiata cultivar VC1973A chromosome 8, Vradiata_ver6, whole genome shotgun sequence DNA region contains:
- the LOC106770169 gene encoding disease resistance RPP13-like protein 4, with amino-acid sequence MSIRTNKMKAVAVLMKQLTTSRRKFHERGRDESFDGELEKLRLVLNNIKDVFVEVKKNEENLLDTLAEVYDYLHRLDHKKLHQGMKDICNRIKCSARNLLPKLDFDESKKEEIFHSSKELLQPRETSWSLRDFASSEGYLYSLLVFPKNAVIRKRNAINLWIGEGLLKNTGNKTTEELGNDVIRTLLKFNLIVSYGNGKCPLVNKFQIVPSIRNQMEGGFSIINVDHPGNKLAAGFSERNVDHRGQYFIPNLDFEGTTERLTLERKKVTLGGGDWYFSDRPLCTVFNISASYLNFRPQWVTELKNLEVLQLGRWQDSPLHHIEVGSEELLKELRYLQKLKYLSLRGISRIFELPSSIVELESLLILDLKACHNLERLPNDISLMTNLTHLIMSDCCLLESMPKGIEKLTNLQVLKGFLITTSEKTPCKISDLVNNLRKLKRLSIRIGSEAVIKDGEFQSLASFSALEHLKISWSVFDPRYANISIHLPTDLRKLHLECFPGKSLPPSLERSMTRPREINITGGKLESIDPNIILLYKVEILRLKYLEHLKVDIDNLKAFIPKLKYVEIRKIQNHSYIERAYEYDSD; translated from the coding sequence ATGTCGATTCGAACAAACAAAATGAAAGCAGTAGCTGTGTTGATGAAGCAGTTGACGACATCAAGGAGGAAATTCCATGAAAGGGGAAGAGATGAATCATTTGATGGGGAGTTGGAAAAGTTGCGGTTGGTTCTGAATAATATAAAGGATGTGTTTGTGGAagtgaagaagaatgaagaaaatctGCTTGACACATTAGCAGAGGTGTATGACTATCTTCACAGGTTAGACCACAAGAAGCTGCACCAAGGCATGAAGGACATTTGCAACAGGATCAAATGTTCTGCTCGCAATTTGCTCCCAAAGCTTGATTTTGATGAGTCAAAAAAGGAGGAAATATTTCACTCATCAAAAGAGTTGCTGCAGCCACGTGAGACGAGTTGGTCTTTGAGAGATTTTGCCTCATCAGAAGGTTACTTGTATTCTCTCTTAGTTTTCCCTAAAAATGCTGTGATAAGGAAAAGGAATGCAATTAATTTGTGGATTGGAGAGGGTCTGCTTAAAAATACAGGGAACAAAACAACAGAGGAATTGGGTAATGATGTGATTCGTActcttttgaaatttaatttgattgtaAGCTATGGTAATGGAAAGTGTCCCCTTgtcaataaatttcaaattgttcCTAGCATTCGCAATCAAATGGAGGGAGGTTTCTCAATAATAAATGTAGATCATCCAGGAAATAAACTGGCGGCAGGTTTCTCGGAAAGAAATGTAGATCATCGAGGACAATATTTTATACCAAACTTGGATTTTGAAGGTACAACAGAGCGGTTAACGCTTGAGCGAAAAAAAGTTACACTTGGCGGAGGGGATTGGTATTTTAGTGATCGTCCTTTGTGTACTGTTTTTAATATTAGTGCAAGTTATCTGAATTTTAGACCGCAATGGGTCACTGAATTGAAGAATTTAGAGGTGCTTCAACTTGGGCGTTGGCAAGATTCACCTTTGCATCACATTGAAGTTGGGAGTGAAGAATTATTGAAAGAGTTAAGATATCTACAGAAGTTGAAATATCTGAGTCTGCGTGGGATATCAAGAATATTCGAGCTTCCATCCTCCATTGTTGAACTTGAGAGTCTACTAATTCTTGATCTGAAAGCATGTCATAATTTGGAAAGACTACCTAATGATATTTCATTAATGACAAATCTGACACATCTGATTATGTCTGATTGTTGCTTACTGGAAAGCATGCCAAAAGGGATTGAGAAGCTCACTAATCTCCAAGTACTCAAGGGATTTTTAATAACCACTTCTGAAAAGACTCCTTGCAAAATATCAGATCTTGTTAATAATTTGAGAAAACTAAAGCGACTCAGCATACGTATAGGAAGTGAGGCCGTGATCAAGGATGGGGAGTTTCAAAGTTTGGCATCCTTTTCAGCACTTGAACATCTCAAAATATCTTGGAGTGTGTTTGATCCAAGATATGCTAACATTTCTATCCATTTGCCAACAGATCTGAGAAAGTTACATCTTGAATGTTTTCCTGGAAAGAGTCTTCCACCAAGTCTTGAACGTTCCATGACGAGGCCACGTGAGATAAATATAACTGGAGGAAAACTGGAAAGTATAGATCCTAATATTATATTACTCTACAAAGTGGAAATATTGCGTCTGAAGTACCTTGAACACTTGAAAGTCGACATAGACAATTTGAAAGCATTCATTCCTAAGCTGAAATATgtagaaattagaaaaatcCAAAACCATTCATACATTGAGCGTGCATATGAATATGATTCTGATTAG